The Clostridioides sp. ES-S-0010-02 genome window below encodes:
- a CDS encoding N-acetylneuraminate lyase, which produces MKGIYSALLVSFDKEGNINEKGLRQIIRHNIDVCKIDGLYVGGSTGENFMLSTDEKKKIFEIAKDEVKEEIKLIAQVGSVNLKEAVELAKFTTDLGYDAISAVTPFYYKFDFEEIKHYYNTIINSVDNRLIIYSIPFLTGVDMSLDQFGELFENEKIIGVKFTAADFYLLERMRKTFPNKLIFAGFDEMMLPATVLGVDGAIGSTFNVNGIRARQIFELTKSEKISEALEVQHVTNDLITDILGNGLYQTIKLLLEEQGVEAGYCRQPMKEATDEMKSRAKEIYRKYF; this is translated from the coding sequence ATGAAAGGAATTTATTCAGCATTATTAGTTTCATTTGATAAGGAAGGAAATATAAACGAAAAAGGGTTAAGACAAATAATTAGACATAATATAGATGTTTGTAAAATAGATGGTCTTTATGTAGGAGGAAGTACAGGAGAAAACTTCATGCTTTCAACTGATGAAAAGAAAAAAATATTTGAAATAGCTAAGGACGAAGTAAAAGAAGAAATAAAGTTAATAGCTCAAGTTGGTTCAGTTAATTTAAAAGAAGCTGTAGAGCTTGCTAAATTTACAACTGATTTAGGATATGATGCTATAAGTGCTGTTACACCTTTTTATTATAAATTCGATTTTGAAGAAATAAAACATTATTACAATACAATAATAAATTCTGTAGACAATAGATTAATAATATACTCTATACCATTTTTAACTGGTGTTGATATGAGTTTAGATCAATTTGGAGAATTATTTGAAAATGAAAAAATAATAGGTGTTAAGTTTACAGCAGCAGATTTCTACTTATTAGAAAGAATGAGAAAAACATTCCCAAATAAATTAATATTTGCAGGATTTGATGAAATGATGTTACCAGCTACAGTTTTAGGTGTAGATGGGGCAATTGGTTCTACATTTAATGTAAACGGTATCAGAGCTAGACAAATATTTGAACTAACGAAGAGTGAAAAAATATCAGAAGCACTTGAAGTACAACATGTGACAAATGATTTAATAACAGATATATTAGGAAATGGTCTATATCAAACAATTAAATTACTACTTGAAGAACAAGGCGTTGAAGCTGGATACTGTAGACAACCTATGAAAGAAGCAACTGATGAAATGAAATCAAGAGCGAAAGAAATATACAGAAAGTA
- a CDS encoding zinc ribbon domain-containing protein: MEENNKKTVDDKFSKVKKRFGNGKFKIELYKEKSKINREIDDIQEKKSKIFLEMGMLTYQKIRENSIDDECFDKFCDELLELDKIIYEKNMEINDMEIAESNVTCECGYIGNINDKYCAECGKKFELDNDCDNFIVCGYCESEVDSESEFCPCCGRKIIMDLE; the protein is encoded by the coding sequence GTGGAAGAAAATAATAAAAAGACAGTAGATGATAAATTTTCTAAGGTTAAGAAAAGATTTGGTAATGGAAAATTTAAGATTGAATTATATAAAGAAAAATCAAAGATAAATAGAGAAATTGATGATATTCAAGAAAAGAAGAGTAAAATCTTTTTAGAAATGGGAATGTTGACTTATCAAAAAATTAGAGAAAATTCTATTGATGATGAGTGTTTTGATAAATTCTGTGATGAGTTATTAGAACTTGATAAGATAATTTATGAAAAAAATATGGAAATTAATGATATGGAAATTGCAGAAAGCAATGTAACTTGTGAATGTGGCTATATTGGAAATATAAATGACAAATATTGCGCTGAATGTGGTAAAAAATTTGAATTAGATAATGATTGCGATAATTTTATAGTTTGTGGTTATTGTGAAAGTGAAGTAGATTCGGAATCTGAGTTTTGTCCATGTTGTGGTAGAAAAATTATTATGGATTTAGAGTAA
- a CDS encoding N-acetylmannosamine-6-phosphate 2-epimerase, producing the protein MLDKVKGRLIVSCQALENEPLHSSFIMGRMAKAAQEGGAVGIRAQGVDDIIEIKKVTGLPVIGIIKRNYEDSDIYITPTKKEVDELLATGCEMIALDATNRVRPNNEDLKEIINYIKENNVLVMADISNYDEAIKAQEYGVDCVSTTLSGYTPYTEILDGPDFVLMERLVKDLKIPVIAEGKVNTPQDLKKVFEIGVHSSVVGSAITRPQLITEKFVKAIEIN; encoded by the coding sequence ATGCTAGATAAGGTAAAGGGAAGACTAATAGTATCATGCCAAGCTTTAGAAAATGAGCCTCTTCATAGTTCTTTTATAATGGGTAGAATGGCTAAAGCTGCTCAAGAAGGCGGAGCAGTTGGCATTAGAGCTCAAGGAGTTGATGATATTATTGAAATAAAAAAAGTTACTGGACTTCCTGTTATAGGTATTATAAAGAGAAATTACGAAGATTCAGATATATATATAACACCAACTAAAAAAGAAGTAGATGAGCTTTTAGCAACAGGATGTGAGATGATAGCACTGGATGCTACTAATAGAGTTAGACCAAACAATGAAGATTTAAAAGAAATTATAAATTATATAAAAGAAAATAATGTTTTAGTAATGGCTGATATTTCAAATTATGATGAAGCTATTAAGGCGCAAGAATACGGTGTAGACTGCGTTTCAACTACATTATCTGGATACACTCCATATACAGAAATTTTAGATGGTCCAGATTTTGTATTGATGGAAAGATTGGTTAAAGATTTAAAAATACCTGTAATAGCAGAAGGAAAAGTAAATACTCCTCAAGATTTAAAGAAAGTCTTTGAAATTGGAGTTCATTCATCAGTTGTAGGTTCAGCAATAACAAGACCACAATTGATAACAGAAAAATTTGTCAAAGCAATTGAAATTAATTAA